The Lysobacter panacisoli genome includes a window with the following:
- the wrbA gene encoding NAD(P)H:quinone oxidoreductase, with protein MAEILVLYYSRGGSVARLARQIARGIGEVEGVSARLRTVPPVAAVTQSAAPPVPEDGAPYVEARDLVECAGLALGSPTRFGNMAAPVKHWLDGLVGEWASGTLVGKPAAVFTSTATMHGGQESTLLTMMVPLLHHGCVLMGIPYTEPALSTTRSGGTPYGASHVAGNDDDPQPTDEEAQLARALGRRLAALVAKVSA; from the coding sequence ATGGCCGAGATTCTGGTGCTCTATTACAGCCGCGGCGGTTCGGTGGCGCGGCTGGCGCGGCAGATCGCACGCGGCATTGGCGAAGTCGAGGGCGTCAGCGCGCGCCTGCGCACGGTGCCTCCAGTGGCCGCGGTGACGCAATCCGCCGCACCGCCGGTCCCCGAGGACGGCGCGCCCTACGTCGAGGCACGCGATCTCGTCGAATGTGCGGGCCTCGCGCTCGGCAGTCCCACGCGCTTCGGCAACATGGCCGCGCCAGTCAAGCACTGGCTCGACGGTCTTGTCGGCGAATGGGCCAGCGGCACGCTGGTCGGCAAGCCGGCCGCGGTGTTCACCTCGACCGCGACCATGCACGGCGGCCAGGAATCCACCCTGCTCACGATGATGGTGCCGCTGCTGCACCACGGCTGCGTGCTGATGGGCATTCCCTACACCGAGCCCGCGCTGAGCACCACGCGCAGCGGCGGCACGCCGTACGGCGCCAGCCATGTCGCCGGCAACGATGACGATCCGCAACCGACCGACGAGGAAGCGCAGCTCGCGCGCGCGCTCGGCCGTCGCCTCGCCGCGCTGGTCGCGAAGGTGTCCGCATGA
- a CDS encoding DUF2069 domain-containing protein, whose protein sequence is MNARHVLVLALLALMGLFLAWFGHGSTAELLVFALPPLLLAAGTLRRMRSAPFWAGVLALAWFSHGIMVAWSRPAERGFALTEVALALVIVFASSLPGLRARFARKPRA, encoded by the coding sequence ATGAACGCGCGCCACGTGCTGGTGCTGGCGCTGCTGGCGCTGATGGGCCTGTTCCTGGCCTGGTTCGGGCATGGCTCGACCGCGGAACTGCTGGTGTTCGCGCTGCCGCCGCTGCTGCTGGCCGCCGGCACGCTGCGGCGCATGCGCTCGGCGCCGTTCTGGGCCGGTGTGCTGGCGCTGGCGTGGTTCAGCCACGGCATCATGGTGGCCTGGTCGCGACCGGCCGAACGCGGCTTCGCGCTGACCGAGGTCGCGCTGGCGCTGGTGATCGTGTTCGCCTCCAGCCTGCCGGGCCTGCGCGCCCGCTTCGCGCGCAAGCCGCGCGCCTGA
- a CDS encoding asparaginase domain-containing protein, translated as MDQLCIVTTGGTIDKIYFDDKSDYQIGEPQIGSILRELGVAFQFNVIPILRKDSLHITGEDRELIRATIAAQPAKHVLLTHGTDTMVETAQVLSSLKDKTIVLTGALSPARFRGSDAEFNVGCAVGAVQSLPPGVYIAMNGRIWDPTKVRKNVAANRFEPT; from the coding sequence ATGGACCAGCTCTGCATCGTCACCACCGGTGGCACGATCGACAAGATCTACTTCGACGACAAGTCGGACTACCAGATCGGCGAGCCGCAGATCGGCAGCATCCTGCGCGAGCTGGGCGTCGCGTTCCAGTTCAACGTGATCCCGATCCTGCGCAAGGACTCGCTGCACATCACCGGCGAGGATCGCGAGCTGATCCGCGCCACCATCGCCGCGCAGCCGGCGAAGCACGTGCTGCTCACCCACGGCACGGACACGATGGTCGAGACCGCGCAGGTGCTGTCGAGCCTGAAGGACAAGACCATCGTCCTCACCGGCGCGCTGAGCCCCGCGCGTTTCCGCGGCTCCGACGCCGAGTTCAACGTCGGCTGCGCCGTCGGCGCGGTGCAATCGCTGCCGCCGGGCGTGTACATCGCCATGAACGGTCGCATCTGGGATCCGACGAAGGTGCGCAAGAACGTCGCCGCGAACCGCTTCGAGCCGACCTGA